In Candidatus Sodalis pierantonius str. SOPE, one DNA window encodes the following:
- the poxB gene encoding ubiquinone-dependent pyruvate dehydrogenase — MKYTVAAMIAHTLEWAGVKRIWGATGDSLNGLSDSLNRMGTIAWQGTRHEEVAAFAAGAEAHVTGELAVCAGSCGPGNLHLINGLFDCHRNQVPVLAIAAHIPSSEIGSGYFQETHPESLFRECSHYCELVSNPEQLPQILGIAMRKAIIDRGVSVIVLPGDVALKPAPEGQRPDWYSPRAPLAVPPVDELSKLAALLNEAENVTLMCGSGCAGAHDEVVALAQQLKAPVVHALRGKEHLEWDNPYDVGMTGLIGFSSGYQAMMNADTLVLLGTRFPYRAFYPQDARIIQIDIAPGSLGAHCKLDMALLGDIKSTLAVLLPRLREKTDRTFLDKALAHYRDTRRDLDALAQPSGEKAIHPQYVAHEISRLAAQDAVFTCDVGTPTVWATRYLTMNGRRRLLGSFNHGSMANALPQALGAQATCPGRQVVALCGDGGFTMLMGDFLSLAQMKLPVKIVIFNNSVLGFVAMEMKAGGYLTDGTDLQNPDFAAIARAAGIKGLRVEKSAALTEAFAHDGPVVVDVATAKEELAMPPQIKFEQAKGFSLYMLRAIINGRGDEIVALAKTNWLR; from the coding sequence ATGAAATACACTGTGGCGGCAATGATTGCCCACACCCTCGAATGGGCGGGGGTGAAGCGGATTTGGGGTGCCACCGGCGATTCGCTCAATGGTCTGAGCGACAGCCTTAACCGAATGGGTACGATAGCGTGGCAGGGCACGCGTCATGAAGAGGTCGCCGCGTTTGCGGCCGGCGCCGAAGCGCACGTGACCGGCGAGCTGGCGGTGTGCGCCGGCTCCTGCGGGCCCGGTAACCTGCACCTTATCAATGGGTTATTCGACTGCCACCGCAACCAAGTTCCGGTTTTGGCTATCGCCGCCCATATTCCCTCCAGTGAAATCGGCAGCGGCTATTTCCAGGAGACGCATCCCGAGTCGCTGTTTCGGGAATGCAGCCACTACTGCGAATTGGTGTCCAATCCGGAACAACTGCCGCAAATACTGGGCATCGCCATGCGCAAAGCCATTATCGATCGGGGCGTATCGGTGATTGTCCTACCCGGCGATGTCGCACTCAAGCCGGCGCCGGAAGGGCAACGGCCTGACTGGTACTCCCCGCGCGCGCCGCTGGCGGTGCCCCCGGTGGACGAACTCTCGAAGCTTGCCGCCCTGCTCAACGAGGCCGAAAATGTCACCCTGATGTGCGGCAGCGGCTGCGCTGGCGCACATGATGAGGTCGTGGCGCTGGCCCAGCAGTTAAAAGCGCCTGTGGTGCATGCCCTGCGCGGTAAGGAACATCTTGAGTGGGACAATCCGTATGATGTGGGCATGACCGGCCTTATCGGTTTTTCGTCCGGTTATCAGGCGATGATGAATGCCGATACGTTGGTGCTACTGGGAACCCGCTTTCCGTATCGCGCCTTTTACCCTCAAGATGCCCGCATTATCCAGATCGATATCGCGCCGGGCAGCCTGGGTGCCCATTGTAAGCTGGACATGGCGCTGCTGGGGGATATCAAGTCCACCCTGGCGGTGCTGTTGCCGCGGCTACGCGAGAAAACCGATCGGACGTTTCTCGATAAGGCGCTGGCGCACTACCGCGACACCCGCCGCGATCTGGATGCGCTGGCCCAGCCCAGCGGGGAGAAAGCGATCCATCCGCAATACGTCGCGCACGAAATCAGCCGGCTGGCGGCCCAGGACGCCGTCTTTACCTGTGATGTGGGAACGCCGACGGTGTGGGCAACCCGCTATTTGACGATGAACGGCCGCCGCCGGCTGCTGGGATCGTTCAATCACGGCTCAATGGCCAACGCCCTGCCGCAGGCGCTGGGCGCGCAGGCCACCTGTCCCGGTCGGCAGGTGGTGGCGCTGTGCGGCGACGGCGGCTTTACCATGCTGATGGGGGATTTTTTGTCGTTGGCGCAGATGAAATTGCCGGTGAAAATCGTTATCTTTAATAATAGTGTGCTGGGTTTTGTTGCGATGGAAATGAAAGCTGGCGGCTATCTGACCGACGGCACCGATCTGCAAAACCCCGACTTCGCCGCCATCGCCCGCGCCGCGGGCATCAAAGGTCTTCGGGTGGAAAAATCCGCCGCGCTGACAGAGGCGTTTGCCCATGACGGTCCGGTGGTGGTGGACGTGGCCACCGCCAAAGAAGAGCTGGCGATGCCGCCGCAAATTAAGTTTGAACAAGCCAAAGGCTTCAGTCTGTATATGCTGCGCGCCATCATCAACGGCCGTGGCGATGAGATTGTGGCGCTCGCCAAAACCAACTGGCTGCGTTAA
- the artJ gene encoding arginine ABC transporter substrate-binding protein — protein sequence MKKTVIAALLAVVSTGVSAAQTVRFATEATYAPFEFVGADNKIQGFDIDLANALCKQMEVECTFTNQAFDSLIPSLRFRRFDAVISGMDITPDRQKQVAFTQPYYENSAVFVALKGKFADLASLAGKRVGMQNGSTHQKYLVDKHPEITSVPYDSYQNAILDLKNGRLDSVFGDTAVVNEWLMKDACLATVGDKVTDKAYFGTGLGIAVRLNNTALVDKFNQALDKVKQDGTYQSLYQKWFKQ from the coding sequence ATGAAAAAGACCGTTATTGCCGCGCTGCTGGCCGTTGTGTCCACCGGCGTTAGCGCCGCGCAAACCGTGCGTTTCGCCACCGAAGCTACCTATGCGCCGTTCGAGTTTGTCGGGGCCGACAATAAAATCCAGGGCTTCGATATCGACCTGGCCAATGCGCTGTGTAAGCAGATGGAAGTGGAGTGTACGTTTACCAATCAGGCGTTTGACAGCCTGATCCCCAGCCTGCGCTTCCGCCGCTTTGACGCCGTGATTTCCGGTATGGATATCACCCCGGATCGTCAAAAGCAGGTCGCGTTCACCCAGCCCTATTATGAAAATTCGGCGGTCTTTGTCGCCCTGAAAGGCAAATTCGCCGATTTGGCGTCCCTGGCCGGCAAACGCGTCGGGATGCAAAACGGCTCCACCCATCAGAAATACCTGGTGGATAAACACCCCGAAATCACCTCGGTGCCCTACGACAGCTATCAGAACGCGATCCTGGATCTGAAAAACGGCCGCCTGGACAGCGTGTTCGGCGATACCGCCGTGGTGAACGAATGGCTGATGAAGGACGCCTGCCTGGCGACCGTCGGCGATAAAGTGACCGATAAAGCCTATTTCGGCACCGGCCTCGGCATCGCCGTGCGGCTGAATAATACGGCGCTGGTGGATAAGTTCAATCAGGCGCTGGACAAGGTCAAGCAGGACGGTACCTATCAGAGCCTGTATCAGAAATGGTTTAAGCAGTAA
- the artP gene encoding arginine ABC transporter ATP-binding protein ArtP has translation MSIQLNRINCFYGAYQALFDVTLTCPAGETLVLLGPSGAGKSSLRRVLNLLEMPRDGELDIAGNHFDFLRTPNVKSIRALRQNVGMVFQQYHLWPHLTVRQSLIEAPCRVRGLDRPAANARADKLLVRLRLQDYADRFPLHLSGGQQQRVAIARALMMEPQVLLFDEPTAALDPEITAQIVSIIRELAQTGITQVIVTHEVEVARKTASRVVYMENGRIVEQGDASHFTQPQTSAFAQYFSH, from the coding sequence ATGAGTATTCAACTTAACCGCATCAACTGCTTTTATGGGGCGTATCAGGCGCTGTTCGATGTCACCCTGACCTGCCCGGCGGGTGAGACGCTGGTATTGCTCGGCCCGAGCGGCGCCGGGAAAAGCTCGCTGCGGCGCGTGCTTAACCTGCTGGAAATGCCCCGCGACGGTGAACTGGATATCGCCGGTAATCATTTCGACTTTCTCCGCACGCCGAACGTGAAGTCTATCCGCGCGCTGCGCCAAAATGTCGGCATGGTGTTTCAGCAATACCATCTGTGGCCGCATCTGACGGTGCGCCAGAGTCTGATTGAAGCCCCTTGCCGGGTCCGCGGCCTGGACCGTCCGGCGGCCAATGCCCGCGCGGACAAATTGCTGGTGCGCCTGCGGTTGCAGGATTATGCAGATCGCTTCCCGCTGCATCTGTCCGGCGGCCAGCAACAGCGTGTGGCTATCGCCCGCGCGCTGATGATGGAGCCGCAGGTGCTGCTGTTCGATGAACCGACGGCGGCGCTGGATCCGGAAATCACCGCGCAAATCGTCAGCATCATTCGTGAGCTGGCGCAGACCGGCATCACCCAGGTGATCGTCACCCATGAAGTGGAGGTGGCGCGCAAGACCGCAAGCCGGGTGGTGTATATGGAAAACGGCCGCATTGTGGAACAGGGCGACGCCAGCCATTTCACGCAACCGCAAACCTCCGCGTTTGCGCAGTATTTCTCGCATTAA
- a CDS encoding lipoprotein: MKNKSLVLFPVMLALSACSAVDPAYHDVGSRSAPCVQGGPDSVAQQFYDLRLQQGNQGKPDAVTLARYRPYLSTALYQSLAEDGHGTQKLARLPAMDIFSGDSLGPTSVTVRSASRIPNTGAKNIPLRVAMSRRQAGDRPDVAWQAEALMIREGTCWVLDDVRYLGAAPPATTGTLRQTLETR; encoded by the coding sequence ATGAAAAATAAATCGCTGGTCCTGTTTCCCGTGATGCTGGCCCTCAGCGCGTGTAGCGCGGTCGACCCCGCCTATCATGACGTGGGCAGCCGCAGCGCGCCCTGCGTGCAGGGCGGCCCCGATAGCGTGGCGCAGCAATTCTATGATTTGCGTCTGCAACAGGGCAATCAGGGCAAACCTGATGCCGTCACCCTGGCCCGCTATCGCCCCTATTTGAGTACCGCGCTCTACCAAAGCCTGGCCGAGGACGGCCACGGTACGCAAAAGCTGGCGCGTTTGCCGGCGATGGACATTTTCAGCGGCGACAGCCTGGGCCCTACGTCGGTGACGGTGCGCAGCGCGTCGCGTATACCCAATACCGGCGCTAAAAATATCCCGCTGCGGGTAGCTATGTCGCGGCGTCAGGCCGGCGACCGGCCGGATGTCGCTTGGCAGGCCGAAGCGCTAATGATCCGTGAAGGCACCTGCTGGGTGTTGGACGATGTGCGCTACCTGGGGGCCGCGCCGCCCGCGACGACCGGCACGCTGCGCCAAACACTGGAGACACGCTGA
- a CDS encoding tyrosine-type recombinase/integrase, producing the protein MSIKPLNGEGYMVDVRPQGRQGRRIRKKFKTKAEAQQFERWIIATQNNKDWVAKPADQRALTELIELWFQHHGQNLKDGLKTVHKLRLMAAKMGDPKASQITKASFSDYRVLRLAEGKKAKTINLDQEKLGAVFSVLIELGHYHGEHPLKEMKKIKLPAQEMGFLTREEINSLLARLEGDQLKAVKLCLATGARWGEVVKLRREEVIGNKVTYLNTKNNKNRTVPISTELCAQITDSIQNDRLFANLNYRYIRDRIKEIAPNLPAGQAVHVLRHTFASHFMMNGGNILALQRILGHSSILQTMAYAHFAPDYLQDAVKFNPLIGNNNHE; encoded by the coding sequence ATGAGCATTAAACCTCTCAATGGTGAGGGATACATGGTAGATGTTCGCCCACAAGGTCGGCAAGGTAGGCGCATTCGCAAAAAATTCAAAACCAAGGCAGAAGCACAGCAGTTTGAGCGCTGGATAATTGCGACGCAAAACAATAAGGATTGGGTGGCAAAACCAGCGGACCAACGAGCATTAACAGAATTGATAGAGCTCTGGTTTCAACATCACGGCCAAAACCTTAAAGATGGCTTAAAGACTGTGCACAAGTTGCGATTGATGGCGGCTAAGATGGGAGATCCCAAAGCCAGCCAAATTACAAAAGCTTCATTCTCTGACTATCGAGTGCTACGCCTTGCTGAAGGAAAAAAAGCAAAAACCATTAATCTTGATCAAGAAAAATTAGGAGCCGTATTCTCCGTTCTGATTGAGTTGGGGCATTACCATGGCGAGCACCCACTCAAAGAAATGAAAAAAATCAAGCTACCAGCTCAAGAAATGGGGTTCTTAACTCGTGAGGAAATTAACTCGTTACTCGCTAGATTAGAGGGAGATCAGCTTAAAGCTGTAAAGCTTTGCTTGGCAACTGGAGCACGTTGGGGAGAGGTGGTCAAACTTCGACGGGAAGAGGTGATAGGAAACAAGGTAACCTATCTCAACACAAAGAATAACAAAAATAGGACGGTTCCCATTTCCACTGAACTTTGTGCCCAAATTACAGACAGTATCCAGAACGATCGACTATTTGCAAATCTCAACTATCGATACATAAGAGACCGTATTAAGGAAATCGCCCCCAACCTTCCAGCAGGCCAAGCGGTTCACGTTTTGCGGCATACTTTTGCTAGTCACTTTATGATGAACGGAGGCAATATTTTAGCACTACAAAGAATTTTGGGACATTCAAGCATTTTGCAAACAATGGCTTATGCGCATTTCGCGCCTGATTATCTACAAGATGCAGTTAAGTTTAATCCGTTGATTGGAAATAATAATCATGAGTAA
- a CDS encoding N-acetylmuramoyl-L-alanine amidase: MSPFFPRAPWRPLGFTLFIALWLLAGCQPRDYRLDTSHQARSQDDRITVLVLHYTAGDFDRSLATLAQGPVSAHYLVPVPQVAVVVALCRDILRRHPITPLNVVGHSDIAWRRKQDPGPLFLWQQLAAAGIGVWPQAARVRYFLAGRDPQASVPAAAILRGMAQLGYDVTPDMPQTLQRRALRAFQMHYRPSDYRGLPDAQTLVVLQALLEIDAGERRGG; this comes from the coding sequence ATGTCACCCTTCTTCCCGCGCGCGCCGTGGCGCCCCCTGGGATTTACGCTGTTTATCGCGCTATGGCTACTGGCCGGCTGTCAGCCGCGCGACTACCGGCTGGACACGTCGCATCAGGCGCGCAGTCAGGATGACCGCATTACGGTGCTGGTGCTGCACTATACCGCTGGCGACTTCGATCGCTCACTGGCCACGCTGGCCCAGGGCCCGGTCAGCGCCCATTATCTGGTGCCCGTGCCGCAGGTGGCGGTGGTGGTGGCGCTGTGTCGCGACATTCTGCGCCGCCATCCCATCACGCCGCTCAATGTCGTGGGGCATAGCGACATCGCCTGGCGACGCAAGCAGGACCCAGGCCCGTTGTTTCTCTGGCAGCAACTGGCGGCGGCAGGTATCGGCGTCTGGCCGCAGGCGGCGCGGGTGCGCTACTTCCTGGCGGGACGCGACCCGCAGGCGTCGGTACCGGCGGCGGCGATACTGCGCGGTATGGCGCAACTGGGCTATGACGTCACGCCCGATATGCCGCAAACGCTGCAGCGTCGGGCGCTGCGGGCGTTTCAGATGCATTATCGACCCAGCGACTACCGCGGCTTGCCGGATGCTCAGACGCTGGTGGTCCTGCAGGCGTTATTGGAAATAGACGCCGGTGAGCGGCGCGGCGGCTAA
- a CDS encoding IS256-like element ISSoEn2 family transposase translates to MDEKQLQALANELAKNLKTPEDLSYFDRLLKKISVEAALNAEMTHHLGYDKNQPKPGTNARNGYSTKTVTTGDGPLALRTPRDRDGSFEPQLVKKNQTRITGMDNQILSLYAKGMTTREIAAAFKELYDADVSPALVSKVTDAVMEQVVEWQNRPLDAVYPIVYLDCIVLKVRQDSCIINKSVFLALGINIEDQKELLGMWLAENEGAKFWLNVLTELKNRGLNDILIACVDGLKGFPDAINAVYPEARLQLCIVHMVRNSLRFVSWKDYKAVTRDLKAIYQAPTEEAGLQALEAFSSAWDIRYPQISRSWQANWANLATFFAYPTDIRKVIYTTNAIESLNSVIRHAIKKRKVFPTDDAVKKVVWLAIQAASQKWTMPLRDWRMAMSRFIIEFGDRLDGHF, encoded by the coding sequence ATGGACGAAAAACAGTTGCAGGCTCTGGCTAACGAACTGGCCAAAAATCTCAAAACCCCTGAAGATCTCAGTTACTTCGATCGGCTGCTGAAAAAAATCAGCGTCGAAGCAGCTCTCAATGCCGAAATGACCCATCACCTCGGCTACGATAAAAATCAGCCTAAACCGGGGACCAACGCCCGCAACGGCTATTCCACAAAAACCGTTACCACTGGCGATGGCCCGCTGGCGCTGCGTACTCCGCGCGATCGTGACGGTTCCTTTGAACCGCAACTGGTGAAGAAGAACCAGACCCGGATTACCGGGATGGATAACCAGATTTTATCGTTGTACGCCAAAGGGATGACCACCCGCGAGATCGCCGCCGCGTTCAAAGAGCTGTATGACGCCGATGTCTCGCCGGCGCTGGTCTCAAAGGTCACCGATGCGGTCATGGAGCAGGTTGTCGAATGGCAAAACCGGCCTCTGGATGCAGTCTATCCCATTGTTTATCTTGACTGTATCGTTCTAAAAGTCCGGCAGGACAGCTGCATCATCAACAAATCTGTGTTCCTGGCGCTGGGCATCAACATCGAAGACCAGAAAGAGTTGCTAGGTATGTGGCTGGCCGAAAATGAAGGCGCAAAGTTCTGGCTGAACGTGCTGACAGAGCTGAAAAACCGCGGCCTGAACGATATCCTTATCGCCTGCGTAGACGGGCTGAAAGGTTTCCCTGACGCTATTAACGCGGTGTATCCGGAGGCGCGGCTCCAGCTGTGTATCGTGCATATGGTGCGCAACAGCCTGCGGTTCGTCTCCTGGAAGGACTACAAGGCCGTCACCCGCGACCTGAAAGCTATCTATCAGGCCCCTACGGAAGAAGCCGGCTTGCAGGCGCTGGAAGCGTTCTCCAGTGCCTGGGACATCCGCTACCCGCAAATAAGTCGAAGCTGGCAGGCAAACTGGGCCAATCTGGCCACGTTCTTTGCCTACCCAACGGACATCCGCAAGGTGATCTACACGACCAACGCCATCGAGTCGTTAAACAGCGTGATCCGGCATGCCATCAAAAAGCGCAAGGTGTTCCCGACCGACGACGCAGTGAAAAAGGTGGTGTGGCTGGCGATACAGGCGGCCTCACAGAAATGGACAATGCCTTTGAGGGACTGGCGCATGGCAATGAGCCGCTTTATTATCGAGTTCGGTGACCGCCTGGACGGTCACTTCTGA
- a CDS encoding helix-turn-helix domain-containing protein, translating into MVTLSMAHAKKLKVIRQAEGMTQSEFAEALGIGLGTIKNYESGIKGVGALILDKVTNHPRFTKYTLWLMTGNIAPESGQVDPALSPDGHVSTSRSQKLQEAG; encoded by the coding sequence ATGGTGACCTTGTCAATGGCGCATGCAAAAAAACTTAAAGTAATAAGACAAGCTGAGGGCATGACGCAAAGCGAATTTGCTGAAGCTCTGGGGATTGGCCTAGGAACAATCAAAAACTATGAATCAGGCATAAAAGGTGTTGGTGCATTGATTTTAGATAAAGTGACAAATCATCCACGATTTACTAAATACACGCTGTGGTTAATGACGGGAAACATAGCTCCGGAATCGGGGCAAGTTGACCCGGCTCTCTCCCCTGATGGGCACGTAAGCACATCCAGATCCCAAAAACTTCAAGAGGCTGGTTAA
- a CDS encoding PhoH family protein: protein MNVETKEIMLEPADNNRLLSLCGPFDDNIKQLERRLGIEINRRDNIFKLVGKPLCVDAAAFILTSLYVDTAPLRGIIADIEPEQIHLAIKQSRVLEQTADSVPDYGRAVNIQTKRGIIKPRTPNQAQYIAHILDHDITFGVGPAGTGKTYLAVVAAVDALERQEIRRILLTRPAVEAGEKLGFLPGDLSQKVDPYLRPLYDALFEMLGFERVEKLIERNVIEVAPLAYMRGRTLNDAFIILDESQNTTIEQMKMFLTRIGFNSKAVITGDVTQIDLPRNQKSGLRHAVEVLAEVEEISFNFFHSEDVVRHPVVARIVNAYEAWESADQKRKDQLAAKRKRESLGQSNGAAQGGSGSPSAGEHNA, encoded by the coding sequence TTGAACGTCGAAACCAAAGAAATCATGCTGGAACCAGCAGACAACAACCGTCTATTGAGCCTCTGTGGGCCGTTTGATGACAACATCAAGCAACTTGAGCGCCGGTTGGGCATTGAGATCAATCGGCGTGACAATATTTTCAAGCTGGTGGGCAAGCCGCTGTGCGTCGACGCCGCCGCGTTCATTCTCACCTCGCTGTACGTCGACACGGCGCCGCTACGGGGCATCATTGCCGATATTGAGCCGGAACAAATCCATCTGGCCATCAAACAGAGCCGGGTACTGGAACAAACGGCGGATAGCGTGCCCGATTATGGCCGCGCGGTGAATATACAAACCAAACGCGGCATCATTAAACCGCGTACCCCGAACCAGGCGCAATATATCGCCCACATTCTCGATCATGACATTACTTTCGGCGTCGGTCCGGCCGGGACCGGTAAAACCTATCTGGCGGTGGTGGCGGCGGTAGATGCGCTGGAGCGGCAAGAGATCCGCCGTATTCTCCTGACCCGTCCGGCGGTGGAAGCCGGGGAGAAGCTGGGTTTCCTGCCCGGCGATCTCAGTCAAAAAGTCGACCCTTATCTGCGCCCGCTTTACGACGCGCTGTTTGAGATGCTGGGTTTCGAGCGGGTGGAAAAACTGATTGAGCGCAATGTCATCGAGGTCGCGCCGCTGGCCTACATGCGCGGGCGTACGCTGAACGACGCTTTCATTATTCTTGACGAGAGCCAGAACACCACCATTGAACAAATGAAGATGTTCCTGACCCGCATCGGTTTCAATTCCAAAGCGGTGATAACCGGCGACGTCACGCAGATAGACTTACCGCGCAACCAGAAATCAGGGCTGCGTCACGCGGTGGAAGTGCTGGCGGAAGTCGAGGAAATCAGCTTCAATTTCTTCCACAGCGAAGACGTGGTGCGCCACCCGGTGGTGGCGCGTATCGTCAATGCCTATGAAGCCTGGGAAAGCGCTGACCAGAAACGCAAAGATCAGCTGGCCGCCAAGCGTAAACGCGAGTCCTTGGGCCAGAGTAACGGCGCAGCACAGGGCGGTTCAGGTTCGCCGTCCGCCGGGGAGCATAACGCATGA
- the miaB gene encoding tRNA (N6-isopentenyl adenosine(37)-C2)-methylthiotransferase MiaB: MTKKLHIKTWGCQMNEYDSSKMADLLDSTQGYQLTDNPEEADVLLLNTCSIREKAQEKVFHQLGRWRMLKEARPDLIIGVGGCVASQEGAHIRERANYVDIIFGPQTLHRLPEMINHVNGTRSPVVDISFPEIEKFDRLPEPRAEGPTAFVSIMEGCNKYCSFCVVPYTRGEEVSRPCDDILFEIAQLADQGVREVNLLGQNVNAYRGASYDGGICTFAELLRLVAAIDGIDRIRYITSHPIEFTDDIIDVYRDTPELVSFVHLPVQSGSDRILTMMKRAHTALEYKSIIRRLRQARPDIQISSDFIIGFPGETQHDFEQTMKLIADVNFDMSFSFIYSARPGTPTADMVDDVSEEEKKQRLHILQERITQQAMQFSRRMQGTVQRILVEGTSRKNVMELSGRTENNRVVNFEGAPSMIGKFVDVEIVDVYPNSLRGVLLRTEDQMALRSHESPASVIARTRKENEMGVGIYQP, translated from the coding sequence ATGACCAAAAAACTCCATATCAAAACCTGGGGCTGTCAGATGAATGAATACGATTCATCCAAGATGGCCGACTTACTGGACAGCACCCAAGGCTACCAGTTGACGGACAATCCCGAAGAGGCGGATGTCCTGCTGCTCAATACCTGCTCCATCCGGGAAAAAGCGCAGGAGAAGGTATTTCATCAGCTGGGCCGCTGGCGGATGCTGAAGGAAGCCCGGCCGGATTTGATTATCGGCGTTGGCGGCTGCGTGGCGTCTCAGGAAGGCGCCCATATCCGCGAACGGGCCAACTATGTGGATATCATTTTCGGGCCGCAGACCCTGCATCGCCTGCCGGAAATGATTAATCACGTCAACGGCACCCGCAGCCCGGTGGTGGATATCAGCTTCCCGGAAATTGAAAAATTTGACCGGCTGCCGGAGCCGCGCGCGGAAGGGCCGACCGCCTTTGTCTCGATCATGGAAGGCTGCAACAAATACTGCAGTTTCTGCGTCGTACCCTACACCCGCGGCGAGGAAGTGAGCCGTCCGTGCGACGATATTCTGTTCGAGATTGCCCAGTTGGCGGATCAGGGCGTGCGCGAAGTCAACCTGCTGGGGCAAAACGTCAACGCCTATCGCGGCGCCAGCTATGACGGCGGTATCTGCACCTTCGCCGAACTGCTGCGGCTGGTGGCGGCCATCGACGGAATCGACCGTATCCGGTATATCACCAGTCATCCCATCGAGTTCACCGACGATATTATCGATGTCTACCGCGATACCCCGGAGCTGGTCAGCTTCGTGCATCTGCCGGTGCAAAGCGGCTCCGATCGCATTCTGACCATGATGAAACGCGCCCATACCGCGCTGGAATATAAATCAATCATCCGCCGGCTGCGCCAGGCGCGCCCGGATATCCAGATCAGCTCGGACTTCATCATCGGCTTCCCGGGCGAAACCCAGCATGATTTTGAGCAAACGATGAAGCTTATCGCCGACGTGAATTTCGACATGAGCTTCAGTTTTATATACTCCGCCCGTCCCGGTACGCCCACCGCCGATATGGTGGACGACGTCAGCGAAGAAGAAAAGAAGCAGCGGCTGCATATTTTGCAGGAACGCATCACGCAACAAGCCATGCAGTTCAGCCGCCGCATGCAGGGCACGGTGCAGCGTATCCTCGTGGAAGGCACATCGCGCAAAAATGTGATGGAACTGTCCGGACGCACCGAGAACAATCGGGTCGTCAATTTTGAGGGCGCGCCGTCCATGATAGGCAAATTCGTCGATGTGGAAATTGTGGATGTCTATCCCAATTCGCTGCGCGGCGTGCTGTTGCGCACCGAAGATCAAATGGCATTGCGCAGCCATGAAAGCCCGGCGTCGGTCATTGCCCGCACCCGTAAAGAGAACGAAATGGGCGTGGGCATTTACCAGCCGTGA
- the ubiF gene encoding 3-demethoxyubiquinol 3-hydroxylase, translating to MKTSEACYDVVVAGGGMVGGALALALAQAGFRVLVVDPALPTSVADDAPPDLRVSAISCASVALLRRIQAWQRIDDRFCVPYRRLETWEWPSSRVAFDAASLSLPELGFMVENRRLQQALWQGFADCGPLTLRCTASLDAMVHEGGRWRLTLSGGSTVTSRVVVGADGAQSWVRRQAGIAVSGWQYRQSCLLLSVETEGEQQDVTWQAFHPSGPRAFLPLYGRWASLVWYDGSARIRQLEKLSLPALAREVQAAFPARLGVFTLHGAASFPLTRQHARDYVKPGLALVGDAAHTINPLAGQGANLGFRDAEALAEVLIEARRRDEPWDTLAVLQRYQRRRRGDNLLMQAGMDAFYTAFSNDLPPLMLARNLGLMLAEHAGGIKQRVLRYALGL from the coding sequence ATGAAGACGAGCGAAGCGTGCTATGACGTAGTGGTGGCCGGCGGCGGCATGGTGGGGGGGGCGCTGGCGCTGGCGCTGGCCCAGGCGGGATTTCGGGTGCTGGTTGTCGACCCGGCGTTGCCAACGTCCGTGGCCGACGACGCGCCGCCGGATTTACGGGTGTCAGCCATCAGTTGCGCCTCTGTGGCGCTGCTGCGTCGCATCCAGGCCTGGCAGCGCATCGACGACCGTTTTTGTGTACCGTACCGCCGCCTGGAAACCTGGGAGTGGCCGTCCTCGAGAGTGGCGTTCGATGCCGCCTCCCTGAGCCTGCCGGAGCTGGGTTTTATGGTGGAGAACCGCCGGCTGCAGCAGGCGTTGTGGCAGGGATTCGCCGATTGCGGCCCGTTGACGCTGCGTTGCACGGCCTCGCTCGACGCCATGGTCCATGAGGGCGGCCGCTGGCGGCTGACGCTGAGTGGCGGCAGTACCGTCACGAGCCGGGTCGTGGTCGGGGCCGACGGCGCGCAATCCTGGGTGCGGCGGCAGGCGGGCATCGCGGTCAGCGGCTGGCAGTACCGACAATCCTGCCTGCTGCTCAGCGTGGAAACCGAGGGCGAGCAACAGGACGTGACCTGGCAGGCGTTCCATCCCTCCGGTCCGCGGGCGTTTTTACCGCTCTACGGCCGGTGGGCGTCGCTGGTATGGTATGACGGCTCGGCGCGTATCCGCCAACTGGAGAAACTCTCGCTGCCGGCGCTGGCGCGGGAAGTGCAGGCGGCCTTCCCCGCGCGGCTCGGCGTGTTCACCCTGCATGGCGCGGCATCGTTTCCCCTGACGCGTCAGCATGCCCGCGACTACGTCAAGCCGGGGCTGGCGCTGGTTGGCGATGCCGCGCATACCATTAATCCGCTGGCGGGGCAGGGGGCCAATCTCGGCTTTCGCGATGCCGAGGCGTTGGCGGAGGTGTTGATCGAGGCTCGCCGTCGTGATGAACCCTGGGATACGCTGGCGGTATTGCAACGTTACCAGCGCCGCCGGCGCGGCGATAACCTGCTGATGCAGGCGGGAATGGATGCGTTCTATACGGCGTTCAGCAACGATCTGCCGCCGCTGATGCTGGCGCGCAACCTCGGCCTGATGCTGGCTGAGCACGCCGGCGGCATTAAGCAGCGGGTGTTGCGCTACGCGTTGGGTCTGTGA